ATAACCTAGTTTTTAGCAGTTTGTCAGTGAGTGTTAAATGATGTGGCGAAACCTCACAGGTAACTTTTACACCTTTTGCTTTGGCATCTCTTACTAGGTCAACAGATTTTTTAGTGCTTACATGGGCGATATGGAGTTTAGCTCCAGTTGCCTCAGCTAAGATTATATCTCTAGCTATCATAATTTCTTCGGCAAGGTGTGAAATACCAGCTAATCCTAATTCTGTTGATACATCACTTTCATTCATTACCCCGTTCTTACTTAAGGTTAAGTCTTCTTCGTGTACCACAATAGGACAATCTATCATTGTACTGTATTCTAAAGCATTTAACATTAAGGCTGCATTCATAATAGGCTTACCATCGTCAGAGAAAGCAACTGCTCCACTATCTTTCATTTTTAGTAGTTCAGCCATTTCTACACCAGCTAGACCCTTACTTACAGCACCAATCACTTCTAAATTGATTTTATTAATTTCTTTAGCTCTAAGCTTTACATACTTAACTAAGTAATCTTTATCTAAAGCAGGGTTAGTATTTGGCATTACACATACAGTTGTATATCCGCCCCTTAAAGCAGCTTCACAGCCTGTATCTAAGGTTTCTTTACCTTCGTAACCTGGCTCTCTAAAATGAGCATGTATTTCAACAAAGCCTGGGGTAACTATACAATTGCTGGCATCAATTACGGGCTCAGAGCTTATGATATTTTTATCTATTAATGCAATTCTACCATTTTTAACTAAAACATCAGCTTGAATTGCGTTATTGTTAATTGGATTTATTACCGTTCCATTTTTTATTAAGTAACTGTTCATTATTTTATACCTCCTAATAAAGTAGATAAAATAGCCATTCTTACTGCTACTCCATTTGGTACCTGTTTTAGGATAACTGATAAAGAGCTGTCTGCAAATTGAGAAGAAATTTCTACCCCTCTATTTATAGGACCAGGGTGCATGATAATATAATCATCGATATTTGTAATGTTCTTGTTATTAACACCAAAGTATTTTGCATATTCTCCTAAGCTAGGAATATAGCCAGCCAGTTGTCGCTCTTTTTGGATTCTTAAAGCCATAAGAATATCAGTATTCTCTACTGCTTCTCTTATATCTGTAAAAACCTGTACTCCCAATTTAGCAATTCCTTTTGGTAAAAACGTTTTTGGTGCTACTAAACGAACATTTGCACCTAACATATTTAAGGCATGAATATTACTACGGGCAACTCTACTGTGTCTAATGTCACCAACTATAGTTACTGTTTTATTTTTAAGAGTGCCACAATACTCTTGCATTGTGAAAATATCTAATAGGGCCTGAGTTGGATGTGCATGCATACCATCTCCTGCATTAACAACTGGAATTGTAAGTTTAGAACTTAAATAGTTTGCAGCCCCAGAAACTGGATGACGCATAACTACTAAATCAACACCCATAGCATGTAGGTTCCACGCAGTATCTTTAAGGCTTTCTCCTTTAACAAAAGAGCTGCCAGATTTAGAAATGCTTAAATGATGTGCACCTAAATAGTCACAGGCTAGTTGAAAAGAACATTTTGTGCGAGTACTTGGTTCATAAAAGAGTAGACCTATTGTTTTTCCTTGTAACTCTGTAGAGTAACGAGTTGTACCTTTAATAAATTGCTTATACTCTTTGGTTTTTTCTAAAAGGCTAGTTAGTTGACTTAGAGATAAGTCTTTAATGGAAATCAGGTCAGATAACGACTGCGATGATTTCATTATAAGCTCCTTTCTGATGTGACAGGGAGTGATAAGGTATAAAAAAACCTTCCTACTACCGGTAGGAAGGTAAAAAATTGTACCAAAAAATCATAACTCCTTACCGGCCTCACGGGACCGTCCTTTAAAGGTGTGTCACAGTCTATTAAATTGTGATTTTGTGAAATAAAGCTACAAATATCTTGTAACCAAAATCAGCCTACCAAATCATGACTAACTTGTCAAGAGCAATTAACCAAAATGGAAAACAAGAATAAAATGTAAAGAGTTATATTATGAAATAAATTAAAAATAGAGTTGGTAGAAGGAGAAAGTGGTTATAATGCCTTTACAATATTTGTGTTTAGTAGCTTTAATTATAGGTATAGTTATTAATTTAAATAATAGAAAAACAATAATATATGTAGAGTTAAGAGAGCTAGCGTATAAACTGATGCTTTTAGCAGAAAAAGATTTTGAGTCAGGTAGTGGTAAGGAAAAATTTGAATGGGTTATAAATAAAATTTATGAGCATTTGCCAAAGGTTACTAACCTGTTTGTTTCACGTGAGGAACTAGAACAGTATGTACAGCAATTATACTTTCAAGCTAGATTTTAATAGATGAGGGGCAGTCTAACGGTCATGTTTAATTAATACAGAACCAATATTAATCATTATTTACAGCTGCCAGTACTCAAATACTGGCAGTTTATTTTATGAAACAATATCTTTAGCATAATTAGCTATACCAATAAAAGGATTTATCTTTGTTAACAAGAATATAGTTATAGATTATAGTTATATAACCATAATAGTAAGGGGGAATTATAATGGTATATTGCGCTTGGTGTAAAGATAAACCTTGCTCAACTGGTGATAATAGTTATCCAGCAAACTGTCCTAATAACAACAATTGGATGGAAGAAGTAAAAGAAGAATATAGAAAGGAAGAGAATAATAAAATTTTTAAAACAGCTGCTTATGTTGAAAAAACTGGCTATGGAGAATGGACTCGCTTACAAGAAATCAAGGAATTTTCCAAAAAAAATAATTATGAAAAACTAGGTTTAGCTTTTTGCCAAGGTTTAGGTTCAGAAGCAAAGATTGTAGCAGATTATTTTAAACACCATGGTTTTGAGGTAATATCGGTAGTTTGTTGTACTGGTGCAGTTGATAAAACTGATATGGATATTCCGGAGCAGTATCAGTTTGAACCAAGTAAACACGAGTCTATGTGTAATCCTATTGGACAAGCGTTTTTACTAAATAAACATAAAACAGATTTTAATATTGTATTAGGACTATGTGTTGGTCATGATAGCTTATTTTTTAAGTACAGTGAGGCACCTACAACAGTGTTAGCTGTAAAAGATAGAGTTTTAGGGCACAATCCTTTAGCTGCAGTTTATTGCTCAAATTGGTATTATAAGAATAAATTGCTTAAATAAATAAATAAATAATGATTTATATAAATCTATAAGAGACAGTCAAAAAATGGATTTTTGCTATTTGCTTGCTGTCTTTTTTGCTTCATAGTAAAAGCTTAGTCTTTTTATCCAACTGCCCCTTTTCTATATTAATTATAATAAACTACAAAATAAAAAGCACTTTAATTGTATTTAATAAAAATAGCTATAGTACTTTTAAAACATATAAAAAAAACTGTACTTTTTTAAATATTGTTAAATTTTATTTGTCCTTCTGTGGAAAGATATAACATAGAAAATGCAGGAGGAGTAATATAGTGAATTTAAATTGTGAAATGGTGAAACACACAGGAAATAAAGAATTATTTACAGCTATGGATATGTCTATCATGTCCCTATTATTAAAACAATCATTAAATATTCATGCTTATGGTTTACGAGGAACAGGTAAAACATCAGCGTTAAGATCTATAAAACGATATCTACCCTATATTGAAAGAATAAAGGGCTGTGAGTTTAACTGTGATCCTAAAAACCCTATTTGCCCAAAACATCGCTCCATGAGTGATAGGGAACTCAGTTTGCTGGAGACAGAATTTATTCAAATGCCATTATTAGAGATTTCTCATTCTGCAAAATTAGGTACTGTAGTAGGTAGTATTGATTTAAAACAATTGACAAGTTCAAAGGACCCAAGTGTAGCTCTTTTACCAGGTACAATTGCTAGAGCGAATAGAGGGATTGTTTTTATAGACGAAATAAATAGACTAGCAGATACATCACCAGAACTAACAGATGTTTTATTAGATGTTATGGGCACAAAGCCTGGTACCTTGCAAATAGAAGAAGAAGGATTGCCTAAAGTTGTACTGCCAATCACAATATCTATATGGGCGGCAAGTAATCCAGACGAAGACCCTGGCCCTTTAAAGAGTATACGTAAACAGTTATCAGATCGTTTTGACTTAAATATTCATGTAGAGAGACCCTCTAATATAGAAGATTTAATGTCGATAATTATCAATAGTAAACCAAGTTTTCATCCACATGTAAAAGATAAATATAAACAGCTACTTAGCAAAAATGATAAGCTAGAGTTTGATCAAATATTACTTAGAAAAATGGCTTCTATTTTCCTAAGGTATGATTTAGAGAGCTTAAGATCAATAAAATCATGGTATATGGCCAGTAAAATGCATACCCTTTATCGAGGTAACATTAGGGTAGAAAATAAAGATCTTATTGATAGCTTTATAATGTGTTTTAGGCATAGATTAGATCAAGATTTAGTGGAAAGAATTGTTTTTGACTTACAAGGAAAAGCAAATACATCTATTAATGAAACTGAGAATCAAAGGGGAAATAAAGTGGGTAAATCTTTGAGTAATGTTAATGAAGACCCAGAACAAAAGTTAAACAATAGTAAACCAGATCAAAAAACATGGGGTTCTTGGTTAAGTGATTTGTTTTTTAATGGCTCTAACAGCTCAGCAACAGATAAAGTAGAAAACCCCGAGAATGAGCTATCTCACTATGAAGAAAACATTTTAAACGAAGCCAGAGAAATAAGCTCAATACCTGTTGGCCAAAGAATAAAAAAGACAGGTGAGAAGTAAATATGTTAGCTTCAGTAACTAAAAGAGAGCATGAAGTGCTTATTAAATCAATAAAAAACTGTAATGCTTTAAGGGTTGGTGAAACAGCTGTAGTGAGTTCTTGTGTTCATACAATAGATAGCCCATTTAATGGAATAGTGTACATAAATAAAAAGGCTGATGCCGGTCAGTTTTTTTATAAACGTCCTAATAAAGGTGAGGTCATCCATATAGATATTTTTCATCAAATAGGTCATGTTTCCCATAAAGCATTAGCCAAACAATTACTACATAGTATTGAATACTACCAAAAAATAAAACATAAAAAAATAAATTATGGATATTATGGTTCAAAAATGGAGGACTATATTGATATCCAAACAGCAACAGGTGGTGGGAGGTTATCTGGCAGTGGCAGATATGGAAAAAATAAAAAAGTTAGAAGAAATCATTTAAATCACTGTCACATAACACTTTTACTACACCCCAATAACTATGATTTAATATTGTATTTAGTAAACTCAACAGAGCAAGTAATTAAGCAGCAAAACCTTAAATTAATAGCCATTGAAAATATTTTATTTGAAAATCAGCAAAGTTTCAAACAGCTTAATGAGGAATTTGAGTCTTCTACAGACTCCTTATTGCACAAAGAAATAAAATCTAAAATGGATGTTATTGAAGGAGTAGACTGTCAAACTATCTTAGACTCTTTTACTAAAGATGGTTTACTAACAGCTGACTGGGAGTTCTTGTCTGGCAATGGAACTGAGTTTTCATTAATGTTTGATTCTTCTGAAGTTTATTTAGATGATATTATTAACAAAAAGTTTCAGAAAAATAAAACTAAAGGCTCTAATACAACTAGTAAAATGACTGGAGTAAAAAAAATATTTAATAATAAACAAAAAAATGTAAAACAATACAGTAGCTATACATTTATAAACAATTCAAACCAGTATACAAGTTCTTATCGGTCTAAAAATATTAATCAGCTCTTTAATAAAGGATCAATAGCAGTAACCCAAACTATAAAAAATGCATTAATAAGAAACTATAATGAAACCAAAAAGCTAGGTAAACTAAACTTTAAAATGAGTGATTTAAGTTATTATCAAAAACCAAAACAATCTTATCGTAATTTTCTATTTTTGTTTGATTATAGCGACAGTATGAAAGGAGTAAGAATTAAAGCAGCTTGTGCTTTAATAGATAAGCTCTTATCGTGGTCAAGAGATAAAGTGGCTGTGATAAGTATTCAGGAGAATAACACAAAATTACAGTGCGGGTTTACTCGCAATAGACAACAACTGTTAAACACCGTAAAGTCCTTAAACCCTTTTGGTTTAACACCATTAGCTGAAGGTATTGAACTAGCCTATGATTACATTAAAAGCAATAAATTTTATAAGACTGAAGTAGTTTTAATAAGTGATGGAGTACCAACTGTTTCTCGTTATGGTGGAGATCCTGTTACTGAGGCAGAAATGGAGGCAATTAAGCTCTTAAGTGATAATATTAAATTTACTTGTGTTGGTGTAAAACCAAATCAAAGTATCATGAAAAGAATAGCTAAAGCTGGCGGTGGCAAACTATTTATTACTAAAGACTTAAGTGAGGATGTTTTATTACAAATATTCCGTAGAGAATACGAAAAAATTAATGCTATTAGTAGAATAAGTTAAATCAATAATTAATTATTCATAAAGGGGTTCCTTTTTAAAGGGCTCCTTTTGTGTTTAGAAAAAAAATATACCAATTACCATACATTTGTAGTTATAATAGAATATAAAGATAAACAATTGGAGAGAGATAATGAGCTATAAAGCAAGTAAACATATTTGGAAGTTAAAAGATAAAAACACAGAACTATATAATGAGTTTTATTCTTTGGCTTTGCAAATATACAACAATAGAGAAATAAAACAGGATCTAAACGAATATTTTAAACCCCAAATGGGCTTTTTACATGACCCTTTTTTGTTACCAGATATGTATAAAGCAGTTGATAGATTAAAACAAGCAATTGAAAAGAAAGAAAAGATAATTGTATATGGAGATTATGATGTAGATGGTATAACCTCAATAACCACCCTAAAAAATGTTTTAGCTGATTTGGGAACAGAAATTGATTACTATATACCTGATCGTATGAGTGAGGGATATGGTGTAAATATAAAGGCAGTATCACAGTTGGTTAACAATTATGACTTACTAATTACAGTTGATTGTGGTATTACAAGCATTAATGAAACAGAATTTGCTATGAGTAATGGTTTAGATGTAATAATTACAGACCACCATCTACCAATAGAGCAATTACCCCAGGCAATAGCTGTTGTTAATCCTAAAAGAGTAGACAATGTATATCCAAACGATAAGTTAGCAGGTGTAGGTGTTATATTTAAAACCTGTGAGGCATTGTTAACGTCTTTATATAATAAAAGTGTAGCTCGAGAGAAAATACTTAAATATATTGATGTAGTTGCCATAGGAACCATTGCGGATATTGTTCCATTAGTTGATGAAAATAGAACAATTGTTAGTGTTGGTTTAAATCAATTAAATAAAAAACCGAGTTTAATTGGTTTAGGTGAATTAATAAAAGTTAGTGATATAAAAAATAAGGAAATTGTTAGTAGCCATATAAGCTATCGGATTGCGCCAAGGCTTAATGCGGGGGGTAGAGTAGGATCAGCTAAAGATTCCCTAGAGCTTTTATTATCTAATACCAAAGTTAAAGCTCAGGAATTAGCAATATTGCTTGATAATCAAAATGAAAAAAGGAAAAATATTGAAAAAAGAATAGAATTTGAAGCCATTGAAATGATTGAAAACAATATTGATAAACACTGTAATTTTATAATGTTATATAAAGAAGATTGGCACCATGGTGTTTTAGGTATTGTTGCTTCTCGATTAGTAGAAAGGTATTACAGACCTGTTTTATTATTTAGTAAAGAAAATGAATTTATAAAGGGAAGTGGTCGCAGTATTTCAGGATTGCATATGCAGCAATTGCTAACCAAGTTTAAGGAATATTTTATTAGTTTTGGGGGGCATGCTATGGCTGTAGGTGCAAAGCTGAAATACGAAAATTTCCAGCCTTTACACCAGCTATTGAGTGATTACGTAAAAACTAATTGTACAGCAGAAGATTTAATACCTAAACTAGATATTGACACCATAATAGACCTACCTGAAACAAGTATTGAAAATATTACAGAGGTTAATAGCTTAAAACCATTTGGCATAGGTAATAAAACACCTACTTTTTTATTAATGGGTTGTGAGGTAGTTACTGTAAACATGTTAGCCCAAAATAAACATACCAAGTTAGTTATTAAACAGTTTAATAGAAGCATTGATTGTCTTTTTTGGCAGCGTAATGATTTAAATATTAAGGTGGGAGATATTGTTGATATTGTAGGAAAGTTAGAGAAAAGCTATTGGCGAAATAAACCTGTTATAAATTTAATTGGCAAAGACATTAGATTTAATAAAATTAAGAGCTTTATAAACAAAAGAAATACTAAAAATAAAGATGATTACTTAAATAATCTACAAGATAATTTAAGTAGTTTTGCCATAGTATTTTATGGCTATAACTATGGCAAGTACACTAGTTATATAAAAAATGACATTAGACCAGTCGGTAGAGAAGTTATCTTATATTATAATAATGGTAGCTTTAATCAAGTGAAAAGCTTACATGATACTGATTGTAAACATGTTGTTATTTATGATCTTCCTATACACACAAATAAGCTATATAAAGTTAATATAAAAGAAGATATTTGTTTTCATTTAGTGTATAATAATAACGATTCTTTAGAACAGTTAAATAGTTTAAGTTCCTTAGCGATAAATAGAAATACATTTGCTACTTTTTATAGGATGTTAAAGGATAATAAGGAGCTGCAATTTGAGCTAAATATAAACGAAGATAAAGACACTAAGGGTAGAAGTGTTGCAAAACTAACAATGCTTAAAATTTTTGCTGAATTAGGGTTTTTATCTTGGTCAATATTTGATAATTATATGGTAAAATATAAGTTCAAAAACATAATAAAAAAACGAGATTTAAGTAACTCTCAGGCTTACAATTACTACTTAAAATTAATTGAATCAGCAAGAGAGGAACATAAATTATTATTATCACCAATTAATATTTTTGAAAAAATATATATGAGGGGGACTAAATAATGAATATTAGTCAAATAAAAGAATTAGTTAGAGAAGTAATGGATTTTCCTAAAGAAGGCATAAACTTCATGGATATAACTACAGTATTACAGCATAAAGATGCCTATAAAACTGTTATTGATATGCTAGCTAATGAATATAAAAATGATAACATTGATGTAGTAGTAGGGCCTGAAGCTCGAGGCTTTATTGTGGGTGCTCCTTTAGCTTATGCTTTAGGTGCTGGTTTTGTCCCTGTTCGCAAACCTGGTAAATTGCCAGCTAAAACAACAACGATTAATTATGATTTAGAGTATGGTTCAAATAGTTTGCAGATGCATATAGATGCTATAAAACCTGGTCAAAAAGTATTAATTGTAGATGACTTACTAGCAACAGGAGGTACTGCAGCAGCATCTGTTAAGTTAGTAGAAGAACTTGGTGGAGATATTGTTGGAGTAGGATTTATAATTGAGCTTGAGTTTTTAAATGGTAGGAATTTACTTGCTCCTTATACTATAAAATCCCTCATAAAGTATTAAGGAGGAGTATTGTGGACTTAACTGCTTTAACCGAAAAATTAAAATTTGAGCTAACAGATATTCAACAGGAAACACTTTATAAGGCCTACGATGTAGCATTAAATGCCCATAAAGATCAGTTTCGTGAGAGTGGTGAGCCTTATATAAGTCATCCGCTTGCTGTTGCTATTTTGTTGGCTGACTATTTAGAAATGGACTTCGAAACTATAGTTGCAGGGTTACTACATGATGTTGTA
This Clostridium sp. 'deep sea' DNA region includes the following protein-coding sequences:
- a CDS encoding magnesium chelatase, coding for MNLNCEMVKHTGNKELFTAMDMSIMSLLLKQSLNIHAYGLRGTGKTSALRSIKRYLPYIERIKGCEFNCDPKNPICPKHRSMSDRELSLLETEFIQMPLLEISHSAKLGTVVGSIDLKQLTSSKDPSVALLPGTIARANRGIVFIDEINRLADTSPELTDVLLDVMGTKPGTLQIEEEGLPKVVLPITISIWAASNPDEDPGPLKSIRKQLSDRFDLNIHVERPSNIEDLMSIIINSKPSFHPHVKDKYKQLLSKNDKLEFDQILLRKMASIFLRYDLESLRSIKSWYMASKMHTLYRGNIRVENKDLIDSFIMCFRHRLDQDLVERIVFDLQGKANTSINETENQRGNKVGKSLSNVNEDPEQKLNNSKPDQKTWGSWLSDLFFNGSNSSATDKVENPENELSHYEENILNEAREISSIPVGQRIKKTGEK
- a CDS encoding dihydroorotase, which produces MNSYLIKNGTVINPINNNAIQADVLVKNGRIALIDKNIISSEPVIDASNCIVTPGFVEIHAHFREPGYEGKETLDTGCEAALRGGYTTVCVMPNTNPALDKDYLVKYVKLRAKEINKINLEVIGAVSKGLAGVEMAELLKMKDSGAVAFSDDGKPIMNAALMLNALEYSTMIDCPIVVHEEDLTLSKNGVMNESDVSTELGLAGISHLAEEIMIARDIILAEATGAKLHIAHVSTKKSVDLVRDAKAKGVKVTCEVSPHHLTLTDKLLKTRLFDTNLKMSPPLRTDDDVKACLEGILDGTIDAIATDHAPHKYDEKDVEFNYAPNGITGLETAFPVLYTHLVKTNKLDLVTLINKLTSSPAKVFSLPNGTLNINSSADISIINLNSEFELTENSLATKGKNTPWLNEKLFGEVQYVLKDGEVKYKKGEKND
- a CDS encoding aspartate carbamoyltransferase catalytic subunit; this encodes MKSSQSLSDLISIKDLSLSQLTSLLEKTKEYKQFIKGTTRYSTELQGKTIGLLFYEPSTRTKCSFQLACDYLGAHHLSISKSGSSFVKGESLKDTAWNLHAMGVDLVVMRHPVSGAANYLSSKLTIPVVNAGDGMHAHPTQALLDIFTMQEYCGTLKNKTVTIVGDIRHSRVARSNIHALNMLGANVRLVAPKTFLPKGIAKLGVQVFTDIREAVENTDILMALRIQKERQLAGYIPSLGEYAKYFGVNNKNITNIDDYIIMHPGPINRGVEISSQFADSSLSVILKQVPNGVAVRMAILSTLLGGIK
- the recJ gene encoding single-stranded-DNA-specific exonuclease RecJ; amino-acid sequence: MSYKASKHIWKLKDKNTELYNEFYSLALQIYNNREIKQDLNEYFKPQMGFLHDPFLLPDMYKAVDRLKQAIEKKEKIIVYGDYDVDGITSITTLKNVLADLGTEIDYYIPDRMSEGYGVNIKAVSQLVNNYDLLITVDCGITSINETEFAMSNGLDVIITDHHLPIEQLPQAIAVVNPKRVDNVYPNDKLAGVGVIFKTCEALLTSLYNKSVAREKILKYIDVVAIGTIADIVPLVDENRTIVSVGLNQLNKKPSLIGLGELIKVSDIKNKEIVSSHISYRIAPRLNAGGRVGSAKDSLELLLSNTKVKAQELAILLDNQNEKRKNIEKRIEFEAIEMIENNIDKHCNFIMLYKEDWHHGVLGIVASRLVERYYRPVLLFSKENEFIKGSGRSISGLHMQQLLTKFKEYFISFGGHAMAVGAKLKYENFQPLHQLLSDYVKTNCTAEDLIPKLDIDTIIDLPETSIENITEVNSLKPFGIGNKTPTFLLMGCEVVTVNMLAQNKHTKLVIKQFNRSIDCLFWQRNDLNIKVGDIVDIVGKLEKSYWRNKPVINLIGKDIRFNKIKSFINKRNTKNKDDYLNNLQDNLSSFAIVFYGYNYGKYTSYIKNDIRPVGREVILYYNNGSFNQVKSLHDTDCKHVVIYDLPIHTNKLYKVNIKEDICFHLVYNNNDSLEQLNSLSSLAINRNTFATFYRMLKDNKELQFELNINEDKDTKGRSVAKLTMLKIFAELGFLSWSIFDNYMVKYKFKNIIKKRDLSNSQAYNYYLKLIESAREEHKLLLSPINIFEKIYMRGTK
- a CDS encoding DUF1847 domain-containing protein, with amino-acid sequence MVYCAWCKDKPCSTGDNSYPANCPNNNNWMEEVKEEYRKEENNKIFKTAAYVEKTGYGEWTRLQEIKEFSKKNNYEKLGLAFCQGLGSEAKIVADYFKHHGFEVISVVCCTGAVDKTDMDIPEQYQFEPSKHESMCNPIGQAFLLNKHKTDFNIVLGLCVGHDSLFFKYSEAPTTVLAVKDRVLGHNPLAAVYCSNWYYKNKLLK
- a CDS encoding adenine phosphoribosyltransferase, producing the protein MNISQIKELVREVMDFPKEGINFMDITTVLQHKDAYKTVIDMLANEYKNDNIDVVVGPEARGFIVGAPLAYALGAGFVPVRKPGKLPAKTTTINYDLEYGSNSLQMHIDAIKPGQKVLIVDDLLATGGTAAASVKLVEELGGDIVGVGFIIELEFLNGRNLLAPYTIKSLIKY
- a CDS encoding VWA domain-containing protein, with product MLASVTKREHEVLIKSIKNCNALRVGETAVVSSCVHTIDSPFNGIVYINKKADAGQFFYKRPNKGEVIHIDIFHQIGHVSHKALAKQLLHSIEYYQKIKHKKINYGYYGSKMEDYIDIQTATGGGRLSGSGRYGKNKKVRRNHLNHCHITLLLHPNNYDLILYLVNSTEQVIKQQNLKLIAIENILFENQQSFKQLNEEFESSTDSLLHKEIKSKMDVIEGVDCQTILDSFTKDGLLTADWEFLSGNGTEFSLMFDSSEVYLDDIINKKFQKNKTKGSNTTSKMTGVKKIFNNKQKNVKQYSSYTFINNSNQYTSSYRSKNINQLFNKGSIAVTQTIKNALIRNYNETKKLGKLNFKMSDLSYYQKPKQSYRNFLFLFDYSDSMKGVRIKAACALIDKLLSWSRDKVAVISIQENNTKLQCGFTRNRQQLLNTVKSLNPFGLTPLAEGIELAYDYIKSNKFYKTEVVLISDGVPTVSRYGGDPVTEAEMEAIKLLSDNIKFTCVGVKPNQSIMKRIAKAGGGKLFITKDLSEDVLLQIFRREYEKINAISRIS